The sequence below is a genomic window from Aureispira sp. CCB-E.
GGATGAAAAAACAAGACTTGATTTGAGCCTGCTAACATAAACATCACCGCACCAATATGACCGTTTTCTTTATTCCCAATTACTCCGAAATCAAACAAGTTCATGCTTGGGTTCCACCCCAACCTTGCAGTTTAATGCTGCAACTTGAATTACATACAAATCAAAAAATTAAAATTGATTTTTTACCCAACCTTGACGATGACTTAATTCCTTATACAACACCTCGTAGAATATATCTTAACAATGCCATGCTTCCTTTGCAATCTAAAGCAGAAAAAGAGATTCTTTGTTTATTACAGCAATTTATTGATGATAATTTACTAGGGCATAAAGAAGGCTTGGAAAATCTTGTCGCTAAAGAAATGATTGCTTTTTTTCATTAAACTCTTTCTTTCCTAAAATAAGAAAAGCTATCTCGAATATATCAAGACAGCATAATTTCTTCTTTGAGGTTTCTTTGTCGTGACCTATAGCGCCTACTGGTACTAATCTTCGCATCTATCGTCAAGTGACCTTCCTATTTTTAAGTAGTCTTAGACTACTATTGTGTTGTAATTTCTATATCTTTATAACACTCAAACCTCCAGTTTTGTTTAACTTTTTTTGAAAAAATTTGCGTTTTGTTTAACTTTTTTTTTTCGAAAGAAGTATCAATTTATAAATGGAATTGTCTATCATTTCTAAAAATAGAGGTGCCTCTTAAAACAAAAAAAGCCATCTCGATATATCAAGATAGCACATTTTTTTTCTTTGGGTTGTCTTAACGTGACCTATAGCACCTTGGGGTGCTAATTTTCGTATCTATCGCAAAGCGACCTTCTTATTTTTAAATAGTCTTAAACGACCACTCTTCTGTTGTAATTTCTATGTCTTTATAACATCCAAACCTCTAGTTTTGTTTAACTTTTATTTTTTTCTCTAGAGATTACTTTTGGCATAAAATCAACCGCTTCTAAATTGGGACGTACTTTTCCAACTCCCCCCACATCTTTTGAGATGGAAAAATGGTCGTTTCGGAACGAATCCGAAACGACTTGAAACCTATAATTACTACTACTACTCATTATTTTCTTGTTTTAAAGGGTGAACAATTGGCAACTACTTATTGCTTATCTTCTATTGTATACATCATCTACGCTTCTTTCTATCTAAGTAGCTACCAAGGAAACTTGTGCGTTTATTCTTACTAATACGATTTACTTCGCAAAATCGCTTTACTTAGTTTGCTGCGCTGCTACTGCGTGGTTTCAACAGCGTAGTGCTTACAGAACATCAATATTTAATTTTGTTTCTTCTACTTCCTTTTTAGGAATTGAAATAACCAAAACTCCAGCTTCATAACTTGCTTCAATTTTATCAACATCGACTGCTTTTTCTGGGATAGTAAATGCTCTTTTAAAAGAACGGCTTGCAAATTCACGATGCGTATAGCTCTCTTTTTCTGTTTTTTCGCCTGCCCCTTCTGTCGCTTTTTCCTCAACTTTCTTTGCAGCAATTGTCAAGGTACTATCTTCTAACTCTACCGAAAAGTCTGACTTTTTGAAGCCAGGTGCAGCCACTTCGATAAAATAATGCCCTGCTCTATTTTTG
It includes:
- a CDS encoding Hsp20/alpha crystallin family protein gives rise to the protein MRLVTRNFNRPTINTFPSLWNDLFADDFFAKQAKNKNTCNPVYTNTPAVNIKNRAGHYFIEVAAPGFKKSDFSVELEDSTLTIAAKKVEEKATEGAGEKTEKESYTHREFASRSFKRAFTIPEKAVDVDKIEASYEAGVLVISIPKKEVEETKLNIDVL